CGAAATGgcatcaaaaatcacatcctTCTTCCTCATAGCTCTCGTCATCGCTAGTAAGCCTCTATAATCTCCCTAACATGAATTTTATGTAGGCATacttattaatttgaaatttaatacaatataATGTATGGTTTTGTGGTTCGGTGTCCATAAGGTGCAATGATGGTGACTATGCCGACGACAGCAGAAGCTCAAATCTTTCTTCCTTGCAGAACAATGGTAGATTGTGAATACCTTCACTGCTCAAGCGGGACAGCTCTATGTGTAAACAGACAATGCCAATGTACGACTCATCAAACAAAACTCGACAACTTAAAGGAGATGGACCATGCTAAGAAGTGCAAGTTGACTAAAGATTGTGATCCTCGTATGAGATTTACATGTGTCTCCGGTTCTTATATGTGTTTTGATGACCTATGCATTTGTACCAATTAACTGCACGTGTTTTAAACAATACATACAgtacttttataatttttttgcttttattataaaacactAGATGAGTACCTGCTTACTATGCAGGTTATCTTTGGCAATATGAACAATTACATTTTCACTGTCAATATCAGATTGTATAGTGAGTAGTCAAAAAC
The sequence above is drawn from the Camelina sativa cultivar DH55 chromosome 4, Cs, whole genome shotgun sequence genome and encodes:
- the LOC104779723 gene encoding defensin-like protein 295, encoding MASKITSFFLIALVIASAMMVTMPTTAEAQIFLPCRTMVDCEYLHCSSGTALCVNRQCQCTTHQTKLDNLKEMDHAKKCKLTKDCDPRMRFTCVSGSYMCFDDLCICTN